TTGATCCGCAAGCTTTAGCAATTTCAGGTTTCGACAGAGAAACAACTTTAGGGTTTGATGATCCTAAAACGGTAATGCTAAATTTCGAAGAATGGATAAAAGAAAACTCAAAAGGAAGACCCATATTTATTAGCGATAATAATGGTTTTGACTGGATGTTTATCTGCTGGTATTTTCATCACTTTTTAAATAGAAATCCTTTTGGATATTCATCAAGAAGAATTGGCGATTTGTACTGCGGTTTAGTAAATGATACTTTCGCTCAATGGAAACATCTTCGAAAAACAGAGCACACGCACAATCCTGTTGATGATGCTATGGGAAATGCTGAGGCATTATTGTATATGAAAAATGAAATGCAATTGAAAATTGATTTAAAATAAATTATAGATTCATTTCCATAATGGGCATAAACCTATTTTTAATTGAAGTTTCAAATTCGCCAATTTTTGTAAATCCAATTTTCTGGTAAAATTGTTCGGCATTTGGTTCTGAATCCAAAATGATTTTTTTGCATTTTTCATTTCGCATTCTTTCCAAGAAATCATTCATTAAAAAAGAGCCAAATCCTTTTCCTATATATTCAGGTAAAATAAATAAGTTGTCCAATTTTACCTGATTATCTTCTTGTTTTAAATAAGAATAATAACCAACAATCTGATTTTCTTCAACCAAATTAAAAACAGGATTTGTTTCGATATAATCTATCGTGATCGTTAGATTATTGCTCCATTTCTCCATTTGTTCTTCAGAATATCCCCAATACGCTTTTGACTTTTTGGTAATTTCCGTTAAACGGATATGGTCTTCGATTTTGGCTTTTTGAATGTTCACTAATTATGATAAATTAAATCAGAATTTTAAATTGAAATTGATTTTTGAAATTGTCATTTAGATTTTTAAGCATTTGAAGTATTATTCTTAATCTCTCGAACTTCACGTTTCAATTCTAAAAGCAAATCTTTCATTGCTCCGGTTTCTGTCGTTTCCTGTTTTTTATCTGAACGACCGATGTTGCATTCGTATTCCCAAATTTCCAAAATATCAGAAGCTTTCACTTCATAATTCGGGTAAAAGCTGTTGTCCGATTCTAAAACCAAAGCATTCTTTTTGTTTTTATTAAGACGTTTATATACCATTCCTTCAGTCTTAGTAATCAAAATATAAGTTTTGCCATCCATCACTTCTCCCAGTTTTTCCACATAACGGCCAATAATAATAGAACCATCTTCGTGTGGAGGCATCGAATCGCCTTCAACGGGAAATCCGCGGTGTTTTCCCGGGCCTAAAAACGGAAGTGTAATTTGCTGTAAACTTTCGATATATTCCGGATCAGCATATCCGTTTAGATAACCTGCTTTTGCTTTTTGAGATACAATTTCAATAAAGTTTTCTCCAAAACTATCCACCTGAATAGGTAAAATAAGTCGGTTACCTTCGAGTTTTATCAAATTTTGCACATCAATTTTACGTATATCGACCGATAATATCAAATCGATACTCATATGAAAATATAATGCAATCTTCTTTAAAATGTCATACGGCGCTTCCGAAGTTCCGTCTTCGTATTTCACATATCTGCCTCTGGTAATGCTAAGGTTTTCAGCTAATTTCTCCTGCGATATTTTATGCTTAACCCTTAATGCTCTGATGTTGTCTGAAAATAAGGACATAATTGATTTTGTTATAATTTGGAACAGCAAATATATAAAAAAATGTTATTACCTGTGCTAATTTTGTTCCATACAAAAACAAAAAGAAAATGGCACGGGCAATTGTACATATGGATCTGGATACCTTTTTTGTATCCTGCGAACGACTCACCAATTCTGAACTTAACGGAATTCCGCTTATTGTAGGCGGTGGTGAACGTGGTGTTGTCGCTTCTTGCTCGTATGAAGCCCGCAAATTTGGAGTACGTTCTGCAATGCCTATTGCAATGGCAATGAAGCTTTGCCCCGATGCAAAAATTATCAAAGGCGATATGGAATTATATTCGAAAATGTCTCATGATGTTACCGAAATTCTCCAGGAAAAAGCACCTGTTTTAGAAAAAGCAAGTGTCGATGAATTTTATCTTGATATTACCGGAATGGACCGTTTTCACGGAAGTTATAAATGGACCGATGAATTGGCTCAAAAGGTAATTAAGGAAACCGGATTACCAATTAGTTTTTCATTATCGATCAATAAAACCGTTTCTAAAATTGCTACGGGCGAAGGCAAACCAGTAGGAAACCTTGAAATTCCGGAACATAAAGTGCAGACTTTTTTAAATCCGCTTTCGATTCAGAAAATACCAATGGTGGGAACTGTAACTTTCCAATTGTTGTCCCGAATTGGTGTTCGCAAAATTCAGACTTTAGCCGAAATGCCTGCTGAGATTTTACAGCAAATGATTGGCAAAAATGGCCTGGATATTTGGAAAAAAGCCAACGGAATCGATCATACACCCGTTGAACCGTATAGCGAAAGAAAATCTGTTTCAACAGAACATACTTTTTCTCAAGATACGATTGATATTGCAAAACTGAAAAGAGTGCTTTTGGGAATGGTCGAAAAACTGGCTTTTCAATTGCGTTCTGAACAATGGCTGACTTCTACTGTTACAGTTAAAATTCGTTACGCCAATTTTGATACCGAAACCAAACAATGTCGTGTTGCCTATACTTCTGCCGATCATATTTTGACTAAAAATGTAATGGAACTTTTTGAAAAAGTTTATCAGCGTCGTATGCGTCTTCGTTTAATTGGCGTTCGCTTTAGCGGATTGGTTCGCGGAACGTATCAAATTGATCTTTTTGAAGATACTCAGGAAATGTTAGCGCTTTATGAAGCTATGGATAAAATGAAAAGCCGTTACGGTTTTGATGCTGTAATGCGTTGTGCCGGAGCCCACTTTAAGCCCAATACTAAAGACGAAATTTTAAAACGTATTAAATAAATCATGTATCTTAATTGTCATTCCTTTCATTCTCTGCGTTATGGCACGATTCCTCTTGATAAACTTATCGAGCAGGCTGTTTTGCATGATGTAAAAACAATGGCATTAACAGATATTAATACCGTTACAGGAATTTATGATTTTATAAGAGCATGCGAGAAAAACGAAATCAAGCCTTTGGTTGGAATGGAGTTTCGTTGTAATCATCAATTCCGATATATTGGTTTAGCAAAGAATGCTGAAGGACTTGCCGAAATGAATCGCTTTTTAACGGATCATAATTTCAGCGGAGAAGTTCTGCCTTTGCGCGCTCCAAAATTTGAATCGGCTTTTGTCATTTATACTTTAGAAAATGCTCCCGAAACACTTTATGAAAATGAATTTATCGGAGTTCGTCCTGAAGAAGTTACAAGTCTTTTGACATCAAAACATAAAAATAAAATTGCCCAAATGGTCATTTTACAGCCCGTGACTTTTGGCAGTAAAAAAGAATATAATCTGCATAAAGTGCTTCGTGCCATTGATACCAATATTATTCTGTCTAAACTTACCGAATCAGATCATTGCAAAACTTCAGATTTTATAAAACCATTAGAAGCTCTTTTGCCTTTCTATGAAAAATATCCTGAAATCATTTCGAACACGCAACGCATCATTGACAATTGTAATTTTCAATATGAATTTGGTGTTCCTCAAAACAAAAAATTCTTTAAAACAAGTCGTGAAGAAGATATAGAAATGCTGACATACTTAGCTATGGAAGGTTTTGAACGTCGTTATGGAAAAGAGAATATAACAGCAAAAGCACGTGTTGAAAAAGAATTAAAAGTTATTGACGAATTAAAATTCAGCGCTTATTTTTTAATTACGTGGGATATTATTCAATACAGCAACAGCAAAGGCTTTATGCACATTGGACGCGGAAGCGGCGCTAACAGCATTATTGCTTATTGTCTCGGGATTACCGATATCTGCCCTATAGAACTTGATTTGTATTTTGAACGTTTTTTAAACCTTAACCGCAAAACGCCCCCCGATTTTGACATTGACTGGAGCTGGCAGGAACGCAATGTAATTTTAGAATATATATTCGAAAAATACGGCAGAGATCATGTTGCTTTCTGCGGTACTAATGTCGAATTTAAATACCGATCAATTTTTAGGGAAGTAGGAAAAGTGTTTGGTCTTCCGAAAGAAGAGTTAGATATATTGGCAAAAAATCCGGAAGAACTTCATCCCACAAATAAAATTGTGCGGCTGGTTCAGGAATATGGGGCTATGATGGGAAAATACCCAAACCAGCGCAGTATGCATGCCTGCGGAATCATTATTTCTGAAGAACCTATAACCAATTATACACCGCTGGAAATACCTCCAAAAGGATTTCCAATCGTACTTTTTGATATGCATATTGCCGAAGAAATTGGTTTTGACAAATTTGATATTTTAAGTCAGAGAGGTATTGGCCACATTGACGACAGCGTAAAACTAATTGAAAAAAACCGAGGTATAAAAGTTGACATTCGAAATACTTCGATTTCTAAAGATGAAGCGGTTTGCAATTCTTATTTGGCAAAAGGAGATACAATTGGCTGTTTTTATATCGAAAGTCCAGCCATGCGCGGATTATTACGCCGATTGAACTGTGACAATTATAAAATTCTCGTTGCCGCTTCGTCTATCATTCGTCCCGGAGTGGCGCAATCCGGAATGATGAAAGAATATATTTTTCGCCATAACAATCCAAATCAGTTTGAATATTTTCATGAAGTTTTTAGAGAACATCTTGGTGAAACCTACGGCATTATGGTGTATCAGGAAGATGTGATTAAAATCGCCCAGCATTACGGCGGGCTTCCTGCTCCCGATGGCGATATTCTGCGCCGTGCCATGTCAGGAAAAGGAAGATCGCTGGAAGCTTTACAAAAAGTAAAAGACAACTTCTTTGCTAGCTGCGCGCAAAAAGGGCACCCAGAAGCTTTGAGTCAGGAAATTTACCGTCAGATTGAATCTTTTGCGGGCTATTCTTTCTGCAAAGCACACTCGGCTTCTTATGCTGTTGAGAGTTATCAAAGTTTGTATTTGAAGGTCAATTATCCTGTCGAATTTATGACCGCGGTAATCAACAATCAGGGCGGATTTTACAGAACCGAGGTTTATGTACATGAAGCGCGCATGTCGGGCGGCATTGTTCATAATCCGTGCGTGAATAAAAGCGAATATCAAACGACTTTATACGGAACCGATATTTATTTAGGTTTTATGCATTTGCAGAGTTTAGAATCTAAAATTGCGTATTTAATCGAATCAGAAAGAACCAAAAATGGTGATTATCTTTCTTTAGAAGATTTCATCAACCGCATTCCAATTGGAATTGAAGGTGTGAAAATATTGATTTTTATTGGCGCTTTTCGCTTTACAGGAAAAACAAAAAATCAGCTTTTGATTAGCGCGAGTTTGTTATTGAACAATTTTAAACCTGAAAACAGAAATTTGAAATTACTTCAGGAACCTGCCAGAGAGTTTAAGCTTCCTGTTTTGGAACGATCCGTTTTTGAAGATGCTTTTGATGAAATCGAATTGTTGAGTTTTCCCATTTCATGTACGGTTTTTGATCTTTTACAAACCAAACACAGAGGTGATATTATGGCGAAAGATTTAGTAAAATATCATAAAAAACAAGTTAGAATGCTGGCGTATTTAATTTCCAGAAAACATGTACCAACCAAAAAAGGAGCCATGTATTTTGGAACCTGGATTGACCATGAAGGTACTTATTTTGATACAGCACATTTTCCGGATAGTCTGGCGCGACATCCTTTTCAGGGCGGAGGCTGTTACCTTTTGTTAGGAAATGTAGAAGTCGATTATCACTTTCCTACCATTACGATTCTTAAAATGGCCAAGATGCCCTTTATCCCGGATCCGCGCTACATGGACGCTAAAGATCAATATCGAACACAAAGTCAGATTAAAGAAGATATCAGCATGACGAATAGAAAGCCATATCCTTCGGCACATGAGATTAATATGCCGAGACATAGAATGAAGTTTAATTCTTAATAATGAAAATTGCTCACAAAGTCGCAGAGTCGCAAAGTCTTATTTTAAAGACTTAAAACAAGGAAAACTTTGCGCTTTTGCGTCTTTGCGAGATTAAAAACATAAACAACAGAAATAGAACATTTTACGTTATATACAAATGAAGAAGCAAGAATATGCCATAGTCGATATCGAAACCACAGGCGGAAATGCCAGCGGGAGTCGTATTACAGAAATTGCCATTATTATTCATGACGGTACAAATGTATTGGATCGTTACGAAACACTTGTGAATCCGCAGCAGGACATACCTCCTTCTATTTTCGGATTAACAGGCATCAATAACGAAATGGTGGCCAATGCTCCCATCTTTGATGATATTTCAGAAAAAGTACTGGAAATGCTGACCGATCGTATTTTCGTGGCGCACAATGTTAACTTCGACTATTCATTTGTTCATCATCAATTGGAACAGGCAGGCTTTAAATGGTCGGCAAAAAAACTGTGCACCGTTCGCGCTGCCAGAAAAATCAAACCCGGATTAGGTTCGTACAGTTTAGGAAATCTTTGTAATTCTTTAAATATTTCTTTAGAAAACAGGCACCGGGCAGGCGGAGATGCAGATGCTACTGCTCTGTTATTTTCTCTTTTATTAGAATGGGACGATGCCGGAGAAATCGATAAAATGATCAAAAAAAACGCTCAGGATCAACGTTTACCACCAAATCTTCCGCCTGAAGATTTTAATGAACTGCCTGAAAAACCAGGTATCTATTATTTTTATAATCAGGCCAAAAAAGTCATTTATGTTGGAAAAGCTGTCAATCTAAAAAAACGGGTTACATCGCATTTCACCGGCAATAATATAAAGCCGCAAAGACAACATTTCCTTCGAGATATTCACGGAATTTCTTTTGAAGTATGTGCAACCGAATTAATGGCGCTTCTTTTAGAATGTACCGAAATCAAAAAACTCTGGCCAACTTACAACAGGGCTTTAAAACGTTTTGAGGCTAAATTTGGTATTTATCAATATGAAGCCAGAAACGGTTATAAATATCTGGCAATAGGAAAAATGAGTAAGTTTCAAATCTGCATTCATGAATGTAACAGTCTGTACACCGGCATTAATTTACTGCGAAGTCTGGCTGAGCAGTTTGAAATCGATCATCGTTTTTGTAAATATTCAAGACCTGAAGAAGGCGATTTTTTTTATACTCCTGAAATAAAAGAACTGCCTGATCCTCTTCTTCACAATGAACAAATAGATAATGCAATTGATTATTTATTGAACAACAGACCCAGTTTTGCCATTATAGACAAAGGAAGATCTACTGATGAACGAAGCTGTATCTGGATCGAAAATGGTCATTTTCATGGAATGGGCTATATCCCGAGAGATGTGGCAATTCAGGATCCTGACGATGTAAAAAGTTATGTTACACCTTATAAAAGCAATCAGTATATTGAGCAGTTAATTTTTGCTTACGCCGAAAAACATCCGGGTAAAGTGTTCTTTAACAAACACTTTTTAAAATAAAACTCTGAAAAGCTGTAAATTTAAGATTAGAACTAATTGAAAATCTACTATGAAAATAGCCACTTATAACGTAAACGGAGTCAATGGAAGATTAAATGTTTTATTACGCTGGCTGGAAGAAGCGGCTCCGGATATTGTCTGTTTACAGGAATTAAAAGCGCCACAGGATAATTTCCCCATTAAAGCAATTAATGATGCTGGTTACAACGCCATCTGGCACGGACAGAAGCAATGGAACGGCGTTGCAATTCTTGCCCGAAATATGGAGATTGAAGAAATAACACGTGCACTTCCTGGCGATGAAGAAGATCTACAGAGTCGCTATATAGAAGCTTTGATTAACGGAATCGTAATTGCTTGTCTTTATCTCCCAAACGGAAATCCGGCTCCCGGACCAAAATTTGATTATAAATTAAAATGGTTTGACCGTCTGGCTCATCGTGCCGAAACCTTACTGAACTTAAAGGTTCCTGTAATTCTAATTGGTGATTACAATGTGATGCCAACAGAACTTGATGTTTATAAACCAGAAAAATGGGCTGACGATGCGCTTTTCAGGCCAGAAGTTCGAGAAGCTTTTGCTGCTTTGGTTTCACAGGGATGGACAGATGCAATTCGCATCTTATATCCTGACCAGAAAATTTACACCTTTTGGGATTATTTCAGAAATGCCTATCAGCGTGATGCCGGTCTGCGAATTGATCACTTTTTACTGAGCCCGCAAATGGCAAAAATATTGCGTTCAGGAGGCGTTGACCGACATGTACGAGGCTGGGAAAAAACCAGCGATCATGCTCCTGTCTGGATTGAAATTGAGAAAAAAATAATGGAAAATGACACTATTTAACGACACCGAATTGTTTACAACAGGTTTGGGAGGAAAAAAAATATTTGACATCCCGGATTCTGAATTGATTTTAATCGACGATTTTTTCACCAAAGAAGAATCGGACCTTTTTTACGAAAGAATACTTCGTAAAACAAAATGGAGAGAACACGAAATGGAAATTTACGATAAAACGTATACCGTTCCCCGCATGATTGCCTGGTACGAAGACAAAGACAATGTTGGCGCAGACCCAAAAGGGCCTGACTGGACGTATGAATTATTAAAAATAAGAGGCCGGGTTGAAAGAGAAACACAACTGGATTTTAATACTGTTCTACTTAATTTGTATCGGGACGGAAATGATGGTGTTGGATGGCACAGCGACAAAGAACACAATACAGGACCGGATCCTATCATCGCTTCGGTTACTTTTGGTGAGACGAGAATGTTTAAACTTCGGCATAAATTCAGGAAAGATATTCCGCCAATTGAGATTCCGCTGCATCACGGTTCATTTTTGTTGATGGCTGGAACGACGAATAGTTTTTGGCAGCATCAGGTTCCAAAAACAGCCCGAAAAGTTTTGCCAAGGATCAATCTTACCTTTAGAAGAACCAATCGAAATCTTTGATTTTTATCGAATTAAACACTCAAAAAACGCTTTTTTTATTAAAAAAAAGATAAGATATTACTTCTTTAAAAAGTTAAAACATGCACGTTATGAAGCTTTTATTAGGCAGACCCTATCTTTTTTACTACTTTTGCAACCCTTTTTTAAATATATACCGTAATGGCTTATTCTAACAATGATTTAGCGCGTTTTTTAGATGCGCAGAACAAACTTTATCTTACCGCTCTTTCTGAAATCAGCAAGGGGAAAAAGGAAACACACTGGATGTGGTTTATTTTTCCGCAAATAAAAGGTCTGGGCAAAAGCGATACAGCAAATCTTTATGCCATTAATGATTTAAATGAAGCTTCAGAATATTTGGAACATCCAATTTTAGGAAAACATTTAATTGAGATTTCACAGCTTTTACTAACTTTTAAAAGAAAATCTGCCGATGGGATTTTTGGAGATTTAGATGCCCGAAAATTACGTTCCTGTATGACTTTATTTTCATTGATCGAAAATGCAAATCCAATATTTCAGGAAGTACTGGAAGCTTTCTTTTCCGGAGAAACTGATCCGCTTACTTTGTCTATTATTAATTCAACTATAAAATCTGTTGATGAGCCGGTTGTACTATAACCAAAGCCTACAACGATTATTTACATTAAAAAGACACTAATTATAGTGTCTTTTTTTTGTTTTTAGCCATAAAGCATTCATTGCATTTTTCAAACAGATTTAAAATAATCGAATCAGATTACATACTTTTACTCTGATGCTAGCTTATGAATCTCTTTGATAAATAATTCATTTTAAAAATAATTAGCCCTAACTTGCATATTATCAACCTCACATCTAACCAAATCATGACTGAAAAAATCAAAACACTGCAGATTATCCATCTCGCCATTTGTGCCGGAACCATTCTTGCCTATTTTTTATTGGGCGAGATTTCAGTTGAAAAACTATCGATTCCAACTATCGATTCTTCTTCAGTTGTCTATGTTGCTATTCCTGTTCTGGCCTTTGTATTAAGCGGTATATTGTTTAAAACGCAATTGAAACAGATTGATCCAAAATTAAAACTCGAAGACAAACTTCCTATTTATCAGGCAGCTTCAATCATGCGCTGGGCTATTCTGGAAGGTGCTGCATTTTTGATATTATTTCTAAAACCTGAATTTATATTATTCGGAATACTGATTATAATTTATCTGGTTTTCTTAAGACCAACAGAGGACAGGATTACGAATGATTTGTCCGGTTATTGATTTTTTTATTGGAGAATCGTCAATTTATGTTAGAACTCAGATAAAGATTTAATTAAAAAAGCGTCTTGTAAATTACAAGACGCTTTCAATTTTTATAAATAATATTCTTCAGCTTGAAATCTGAAACAATTTTTATTCTTCTTTTGGTTTTGTAAAGTAGTAAACCGGAATTCCTGTCAGCATAATTAAGACGCCCCATCCACAGGTTGAAAATTTTGTAATTAACAGCGAAACGCAGATTGCAGCTGCAACAATAATATATAACATTGGCAGGAATGGATATCCAAATGCTTTGTAAGGTCTTTCTATATCCGGCATTTTTCTGCGTAAAATGAAAATCCCCCAAATGGTCAGTATGTAGAAAATCAATACAATGATGATTACAAAATCAAGCAAATCACCATATTTTCCTGTCAGACATAAAGCCGAAGCCCAAATACACTGTGCCCAGAGTGCCCAGGCAGGAACGCTGAAATTATTTAAAACAGCGGCTTTTTTAAAGAATAAACCGTCTTTTGCCATTGTATAATAAACTCTGGCTCCCGCCATAATTAATCCATTATTGCAGGCAAAAGTCGAAATCATAATCATAATGGCAATGATCAAAGCGCCAATATTTCCAAAAATATAATCGGAAGCTACAACGGCTACACGATCAAATTTTGCTGTTGCAATTTCATCAAACGGAATGACTGCCAAATACATGATGTTTGTCAAAACATAAATAATGGTTACAATAAAAGTTCCCAGAAATAAACTGAAACCAACGTTTCGCTGCGGGTTTCTAATTTCTCCTGCAATAAAAGTAACGCCATTCCAGGCATCACTTGAAAATAGCGAGCCAACCATTGCAGCTGAAATTCCCGAAATCAAAGCTGTTCCGCTAATTGGAAGCCATGAACCGGTGTCTTTATCAAAGGTACGTGTACTCCATCCATCGGCCCAGTTAGCATCCCAAACAGAAGCTTTTGCTGCCAGTGTTAATCCAAATACGATTAACCCGAGTAGAGATAAAATTTTGATAATAGTTAAAACGGTTTGCAGAATTTTTCCGTTTTTCACACCCCGGCTGTTGATAAAAGTCAGTAATACAATTGTAAAAATTGAAACAAGCTGTGCAGCATTGAGTTTAAAGGAACCCAGCTCGTACAGGATATTTTCGTCGCTTAAAGGCTCATAAAGGTAAGCAGCGAATTTTGAAAAAGCCACTCCAACCGCCGCAATCGTTCCGGTTTGAATTACAGCAAAAAAACTCCAGCCGTACAAAAAGGCAATTAATTTATTATAGGCTTCTTTAAGATAAACATACTGCCCTCCTGCTTTTGGAAACATCGCACTTAATTCGCCATAACTCACAGCAGCGATAACGGTAATTAATCCGGAGATAAGCCAGATAAGTGTCAGCCAGCCTGCAGAGCCTACTTGTCTGGCGATATCGGCACTTACAATAAATATTCCGGATCCTATCATAGACCCCACAACAAGCATGGTTCCGTCTAAGAGCCCGAGTTCTCTTTTAAAATGTTCTTGGTTATTTTCTTGCATTTTATTGGTTTTAGGTTGGTTAAAGATATACTTTTTTTAGAAAATTCAATCCTGAAAATTCCAAATTCCAATTCCTAAAAACGTATCTCACTGGACTGATTTCAACTATATCTTTTGTTTTGTTAAAAGGCAGCAGGTCCTAGTTCTGTAAAAGAAGACACATGGAAAGACGGAACTTATGTAAGTCCTCAAGACAGGAATAGTTTTAAAAAACGATAACAAATACCTGTCTTACTCCACAAAATAATTACTTTAGCTTTAAAGCAATTACCTTAAATCTTTTAAGTTATCGTTTTAACTCATGAATAAACAAGAATTATTAATAAACAAAACAGCCCAGGATAAAATAGATTTTAAACTGGGTTTACAATCTTTATTAGAAGATGCTGATTATAATTTTGAAAACCTATTTACAACTTTAAGATATTATATCATTAACGCTATTCCAAATAAAACCGATTACAGTTCGGAAGCGTATCAAAGAGCTTTAAATACTATTCCACTAAAACCAACTTATACTCCAATTGTAATTTTAAAAACATATCCAACAAAAATAGCGTTTCAAAAGCTGGCAAATTTACCCGCAGACGAAAACAAAAAAACAATTACGTCATTACTCTGGATTTTTAAAATAACAGATACAGAGAGAAGAAATACTGAATGCAAAAATGGCTGTGGTCATTTCTGGCATGAATTAGATGAATTAGAGTAATTACACCTATGCAAACTAAGATTTAGTTCATAAAATCTTATTCCAGAATACGATTTATTTGAGAGAAAGACCTTTGATAGTAAGGTTCTTTTGTAGAAGAAATTATAACACCGCCGTGTGTTGAAGAGTGAACAAACTTAATTTCACCCTCTGCATTTTCAACCACCATGCCTACGTGATTAATATGGCGTCTTCCATTTGTTTTAAAGAAAATTAAATCTCCTTTTTGAGCTTCTGCAGAAGCAATTTTTGTTCCTACACGAGACTGTTCAATTGAACTTCTTGGCAGTTTTATATCGAAATTTCCAAAAGTACAAAACATTAAACCGGAACAGTCAAATCCTGCTTTTGTAGTACCGCCCGATCGATAACGTGTTCCTATGTTTTCTGTGGCACTTACAATTAACTTATCGATTAAATCTGAATTGCTGTTAAGACGTACTAAACTTGAATCTGTTTTTACAGTGGTGTTATCGGCAATCTGTATATTTTCTTCTTTTAAAGGCTGGATTCCTGCCGGATCCTGAACAGGATTTTGAGTTGCAGCAGCGT
This portion of the Flavobacterium gelatinilyticum genome encodes:
- the xth gene encoding exodeoxyribonuclease III gives rise to the protein MKIATYNVNGVNGRLNVLLRWLEEAAPDIVCLQELKAPQDNFPIKAINDAGYNAIWHGQKQWNGVAILARNMEIEEITRALPGDEEDLQSRYIEALINGIVIACLYLPNGNPAPGPKFDYKLKWFDRLAHRAETLLNLKVPVILIGDYNVMPTELDVYKPEKWADDALFRPEVREAFAALVSQGWTDAIRILYPDQKIYTFWDYFRNAYQRDAGLRIDHFLLSPQMAKILRSGGVDRHVRGWEKTSDHAPVWIEIEKKIMENDTI
- a CDS encoding alpha-ketoglutarate-dependent dioxygenase AlkB family protein, with protein sequence MTLFNDTELFTTGLGGKKIFDIPDSELILIDDFFTKEESDLFYERILRKTKWREHEMEIYDKTYTVPRMIAWYEDKDNVGADPKGPDWTYELLKIRGRVERETQLDFNTVLLNLYRDGNDGVGWHSDKEHNTGPDPIIASVTFGETRMFKLRHKFRKDIPPIEIPLHHGSFLLMAGTTNSFWQHQVPKTARKVLPRINLTFRRTNRNL
- a CDS encoding DUF1810 domain-containing protein — translated: MAYSNNDLARFLDAQNKLYLTALSEISKGKKETHWMWFIFPQIKGLGKSDTANLYAINDLNEASEYLEHPILGKHLIEISQLLLTFKRKSADGIFGDLDARKLRSCMTLFSLIENANPIFQEVLEAFFSGETDPLTLSIINSTIKSVDEPVVL
- a CDS encoding MFS transporter, producing the protein MTEKIKTLQIIHLAICAGTILAYFLLGEISVEKLSIPTIDSSSVVYVAIPVLAFVLSGILFKTQLKQIDPKLKLEDKLPIYQAASIMRWAILEGAAFLILFLKPEFILFGILIIIYLVFLRPTEDRITNDLSGY
- a CDS encoding APC family permease translates to MQENNQEHFKRELGLLDGTMLVVGSMIGSGIFIVSADIARQVGSAGWLTLIWLISGLITVIAAVSYGELSAMFPKAGGQYVYLKEAYNKLIAFLYGWSFFAVIQTGTIAAVGVAFSKFAAYLYEPLSDENILYELGSFKLNAAQLVSIFTIVLLTFINSRGVKNGKILQTVLTIIKILSLLGLIVFGLTLAAKASVWDANWADGWSTRTFDKDTGSWLPISGTALISGISAAMVGSLFSSDAWNGVTFIAGEIRNPQRNVGFSLFLGTFIVTIIYVLTNIMYLAVIPFDEIATAKFDRVAVVASDYIFGNIGALIIAIMIMISTFACNNGLIMAGARVYYTMAKDGLFFKKAAVLNNFSVPAWALWAQCIWASALCLTGKYGDLLDFVIIIVLIFYILTIWGIFILRRKMPDIERPYKAFGYPFLPMLYIIVAAAICVSLLITKFSTCGWGVLIMLTGIPVYYFTKPKEE
- a CDS encoding DUF5958 family protein, which produces MNKQELLINKTAQDKIDFKLGLQSLLEDADYNFENLFTTLRYYIINAIPNKTDYSSEAYQRALNTIPLKPTYTPIVILKTYPTKIAFQKLANLPADENKKTITSLLWIFKITDTERRNTECKNGCGHFWHELDELE